From the genome of Neodiprion pinetum isolate iyNeoPine1 chromosome 3, iyNeoPine1.2, whole genome shotgun sequence, one region includes:
- the Ssb-c31a gene encoding activated RNA polymerase II transcriptional coactivator p15, whose product MPKSKKYVESSDDSSDSEPKSEKKVSKKSKRENSDVEASQSKKPKKEKKEEDNAWDLGNNRQVTVREFKGKLLIDIREMYYDKEGELKPGKKGISLNTAQWRKFVDAVADVDEAVKSMC is encoded by the exons ATGCCGAAGTCAAAAAAGTATGTGGAGTCAAGTGATGACAGCAGCGACTCGGAG CCAAAATCAGAgaaaaaagtgtcaaaaaagtcaaaaagagaaaattcaGATGTCGAGGCATCCCAAAGCAAAAAAccaaagaaagagaaaaaggaagaagacaATGCTTGGGACTTGGGAAATAACCGGCAAGTCACGGTTAGAGAATTCAAGGGAAAGCTATTGATTGACATAAGAGAAATGTATTACGATAAGGAAGGAGAATTAAAGCCTGGTAAAAAAG GAATCAGTTTAAACACAGCCCAGTGGCGAAAATTTGTGGATGCAGTTGCAGACGTTGATGAAGCTGTTAAATCGATGTGTTAA